The proteins below are encoded in one region of Bos indicus x Bos taurus breed Angus x Brahman F1 hybrid chromosome 2, Bos_hybrid_MaternalHap_v2.0, whole genome shotgun sequence:
- the EVX2 gene encoding homeobox even-skipped homolog protein 2, with translation MMERIRKEMILMERGLHSPTTGKRFSNLSDSAGNAVLEALENSQHPARLSPRLPSAPLHSALGDLPAKGKFEIDTLFNLQHPSSESTVSSEIASAAEGRKKPGHYSEAAAEADMSSDVEVGCSALRSPGGLGAVPLKENNGKGFAESGSVAGTTTSATGSGLGSLHGGGGGGGSGGGTALGGSGSGADQVRRYRTAFTREQIARLEKEFYRENYVSRPRRCELAAALNLPETTIKVWFQNRRMKDKRQRLAMSWPHPADPSFYTYMMTHAAATGSLPYPFHSHVPLHYYPHVGVTAAAAAAAASGAAAAASSPFATSIRPLDTFRALSHPYSRPELLCSFRHPGLYQTPAAAAGLNSAASAAAAAAAAAAAASSAAAAGAPPSGGSAPCSCLSCHSSQSAAAAAAAAAAALGSRGGGGGSGGGGGSAGAAGGSDFGCSGAAPRSESGFLPYSAAVLSKTAVSPPDQRDEAPLTR, from the exons ATGatggaaagaataagaaaagagaTGATTCTGATGGAGAGAGGGCTGCACAGCCCTACGACCGGCAAGAGATTCTCCAATTTGTCCGACTCGGCTGGCAATGCTGTGCTTGAGGCCCTGGAAAATTCGCAGCACCCGGCTCGCCTCAGCCCGCGCCTGCCGTCCGCCCCCCTGCACAGCGCTTTGGGAGACCTCCCTGCCAAGGGCAAATTCGAAATAGACACTTTGTTCAACCTGCAGCACCCGAGCAGCGAAAGCACCGTCTCCTCCGAAATCGCGTCTGCCGCGGAGGGCCGAAAAAAGCCGGGTCATTATTCAGAGGCGGCCGCCGAGGCAGACATGAGCAGCGACGTGGAGGTGGGCTGCTCGGCGCTGCGCTCCCCTGGCGGCCTCGGAGCGGTTCCGCTCAAGGAAAACAATGGCAAAG GGTTCGCAGAGAGTGGCTCAGTCGCGGGCACCACGACGTCTGCGACAGGCTCCGGCCTCGGCAGCCTGcatggaggcggcggcggcggcggcagcggcgggggCACGGCGCTGGGCGGCTCCGGCTCTGGCGCGGATCAGGTGCGGCGCTACCGCACGGCGTTCACCCGCGAACAGATCGCCCGCCTGGAGAAGGAGTTCTACCGGGAGAACTATGTGTCGCGGCCACGCCGGTGCGAGCTAGCCGCTGCACTCAACCTTCCCGAAACCACTATCAAG GTATGGTTCCAGAACCGGCGCATGAAGGACAAGCGGCAGCGTCTGGCCATGTCGTGGCCGCACCCGGCCGACCCCAGCTTCTACACCTACATGATGACGCACGCGGCCGCCACCGGAAGCCTGCCCTACCCCTTCCACTCGCACGTGCCGCTGCACTACTACCCGCACGTGGGTGTCACGGCCGCGGCCGCGGCGGCTGCGGCCTCCGGCGCAGCCGCCGCGGCCTCATCACCCTTCGCCACTTCCATCCGCCCGCTGGACACCTTCCGCGCCCTCTCGCATCCCTACTCGCGCCCCGAGCTGCTGTGCAGCTTCCGTCACCCGGGCCTCTACCAGACGCCGGCGGCTGCCGCCGGGCTCAACAGCGCGGCTTCGGCCGCGGCGGCTGCTGCAGCTGCGGCGGCCGCGGCCTCTTCGGCCGCGGCGGCCGGGGCGCCCCCCAGCGGCGGTTCCGCACCCTGCTCGTGCCTCAGTTGCCACAGCAGTCAGTCGGCCGcagccgccgctgccgccgccgccgccgctctgGGCTCCCGGGGTGGCGGCGGGGGCAGCGGGGGTGGCGGCGGCAGCGCAGGGGCCGCCGGGGGCTCGGACTTCGGCTGCAGCGGTGCGGCGCCGCGCTCTGAGAGCGGCTTTCTGCCCTACTCAGCCGCTGTGCTAAGCAAGACCGCCGTGAGCCCTCCGGACCAGAGGGACGAGGCGCCGCTCACCAGATAA